In Vespula pensylvanica isolate Volc-1 chromosome 2, ASM1446617v1, whole genome shotgun sequence, the genomic window TTAGAGTTACATCTATGTGTGTTTctctaattatttcttttaagttTAAAGCGGAcagttttttaaaaaagaaaaacatttaaaatgaaatttcataattgttattaaataaatttattaaaatatatatttttttaaatttatagtaTTATACAGATGTATGTCTTACATAAGTACTATTAAATAGTTTCGCAAATATATTacttgtaatttataattaattaaagcttgcattaaaattatatattttaagatttgaaaaattttaaatgacgGTTAAGTCATTACCACGTTTTCTATTCTTCAAGTGTAccttaattatttctaaaaattctGGACGATCAAGATGCGTGTAAGCAATGGAAAACATTTGTAATGCCGTTTTTTCAATATGTACACTACCGCTAGAAAACAGATCATGTGCCAATTCTAAACAAGTTCCGAAGTCACATTCGTCTGCAGCTATTGTTGCGAGGCGTACAACTTCGTCGAGTTTAGACATTGCTTTTTTACGCTCTTCTATGGTATCTGCCTCGtctattttcttaaatatttgttgtaattcttctaaaatatcaataataaaattatactttagTCATAGAACTTTAGTCGTAGACATGTAATAGAAATAGTAGAATTTTCTTACTATCGGTAACTGATAATTCTCTATAACCCAACTgtgttttcttattatatggTACAATGATTCCAGCTTTATGAAATGTCCTTGCAACGACTTTCTTTTCCCGATTTATCATGTTGgccgtttttctttctaaagttATATTATGTTCTTGAGcaaattcttttaatcgtttttgaAGTTGCGATATACTTgtcttttcaaataaattagcTGCTTTCAATGCGTCTTCGATACAAACACTGCAATTATATGAatagtattttaaaatattgtacAAAAGTTAAAAGTTGTATATTTGGATACATACTTACTTAACTGCaccaaatatattttctgcCACAGGTTGTATTATACAATTTACATCTGCTTTATTTTTAACTACAAATATTGGCTTTTCAAAACATTCATCTCTCCAATATCCAAGATGTAAaccatctttttctcctttaataATTGtctataaaagaaatggatatattgtaacaaaaaattcatCATGACActtttaattatgtattaaaaattttggaaatgaatatatttaaatgtttattttaatacgtacTTGTAATTCTGGTGGATCATAATAATATCTCCAATGtctaagatatttttctttatctttatttttaaaactttttaatttattatctaagaTATCGAAAGGACCCACAAGATTAAGATGAATAGATTTTAGTGCCATCAGTGGTGTATTTTTGGAAATAAGTTTGCAAAACTCATAAAATTGGTAAAAATCTTCTGGCATTTGAACTAAGAATaagtttttgatattttctttcatacaatTTGGAGATAATATCACACAAGAATCATCACCAATTGTTTGATTGCTATTATCAGATGAAGcataagatttttcttttatttcttctatattatcgtcaatcattttctctgtttctatattatcaatatcttctaaattatttatgtcAACATTAGAAATATCAGTCTTAACTTTTTGAATTTTACTTGGCACAGAATCTGCTTCTTTCTTatcatcatttatttcttcaatttttcttttattcctaaTTAATGTTTTTTGACCATCTTCGACttctttctataaataaaatatatttttataaatatatatttttaataaaaaatatgactaCGATAGAATTGATATTGcaatattaatagataaaacaTATAACTGGAATCATTATAACTACcgtataaataatgattttaaaaacgtTTCAGATAAAAGTTAAATGTTTTTGAGGGAAGAATATCagagtataaaatattctgatattattagttttttttattatacagatGAACATGTAAAAGTCATATGAATGttaattatgttttattaaatgaaatcatGTTTTTTAATGCTTTACTCGATAcagtttgatttttttttataaaaaagcatTAATCCATAtatgttgaaaaattattaatttagaaaatattttaatttaaacattattaagAAACTATCattactaatatttatttactactACTTTCACatgtaatagatatatagtaaaatctgttaataatatgtaaaaaggacttcaaaaaatgtattttacatttttatgaaattaaaagataataaacatataatattataatattagttaaaatattaaaaataattgtttataatattaaaaataataaaaatgatatcataCTTCTTTATTTGAAGGAGGATGTTTGTACTTATTATGGTGTAACGGATTTTTTTGATAACATTTCGCGCCATATCGACAAGGTATTCGTGAATCATTTTTGTAAGCAAGAAACGCTTTATTTTTGTGATCTTCTGacattataacaaaaatattgagatataaaataatgaaaaataagataattattttatactgcACATTTACAAGAcagttaaaatgaaaataacatttttataagaatctTTGACGGTTGATATCTTCGCCTTAGATCTATAAACTACAAAGCGCGCGCTCTACCGACcataatttcaatgaaatataacaaatactaCAGCGAACATGGtgtgcaaaataaaaattactctGATGCTCCAGTCACGTAATGCTGTGGCGCTATAGTCGAAATACCAAGAAAGAACTATATTTATCGAGCTAGATTAA contains:
- the LOC122637919 gene encoding histone PARylation factor 1 encodes the protein MSEDHKNKAFLAYKNDSRIPCRYGAKCYQKNPLHHNKYKHPPSNKEKEVEDGQKTLIRNKRKIEEINDDKKEADSVPSKIQKVKTDISNVDINNLEDIDNIETEKMIDDNIEEIKEKSYASSDNSNQTIGDDSCVILSPNCMKENIKNLFLVQMPEDFYQFYEFCKLISKNTPLMALKSIHLNLVGPFDILDNKLKSFKNKDKEKYLRHWRYYYDPPELQTIIKGEKDGLHLGYWRDECFEKPIFVVKNKADVNCIIQPVAENIFGAVNVCIEDALKAANLFEKTSISQLQKRLKEFAQEHNITLERKTANMINREKKVVARTFHKAGIIVPYNKKTQLGYRELSVTDKELQQIFKKIDEADTIEERKKAMSKLDEVVRLATIAADECDFGTCLELAHDLFSSGSVHIEKTALQMFSIAYTHLDRPEFLEIIKVHLKNRKRGNDLTVI